The following coding sequences are from one Dreissena polymorpha isolate Duluth1 chromosome 8, UMN_Dpol_1.0, whole genome shotgun sequence window:
- the LOC127842997 gene encoding uncharacterized protein LOC127842997 — protein MLSPENAIRVRELFDRQCEKYEEFKTVHFQYFELCEDPETKVALQESFESCKTNFVEFKERYSQWTHTEVDSLSSAASSTSRLKHAKVKRLIAEQKLKTLKEQQSLEKERLKLESLQKELQDKTRLLAQESVVTEAKLEESVWADEDTVIHEYDVHREHTSPIIETDRASTSRRLNGGFTDNRNAADEPSSERVSVTQRDSRHSASGMDVEKLASILQEGFNLPKPELLTFSGSPLDYCKFIKNVETNVECKVSDNRLNLSYLIQYCTGEARSCIDDCVLLDANVGYSKAKSILQSRYGRPRVIARSHIDKLLHGPPVKASDVNELSKLALDMQKCQITLSQFVSDIDNSENLR, from the coding sequence ATGTTATCACCAGAAAACGCAATACGAGTGAGGGAGCTATTCGACCGACAGTgcgaaaaatatgaagaattcaAAACAGTGCATTTCCAGTACTTCGAACTTTGCGAAGACCCGGAAACCAAAGTAGCACTGCAAGAAAGTTTTGAAAGTTGCAAAACAAACTTTGTGGAATTCAAAGAACGATACTCGCAATGGACCCACACGGAAGTAGACTCTCTATCAAGTGCTGCATCATCAACATCTAGGTTAAAACACGCGAAAGTGAAACGGCTGATCGCAGAACAAAAACTTAAAACGTTGAAAGAACAGCAATCTTTAGAGAAAGAAAGGCTCAAATTAGAATCCTTGCAAAAGGAGCTACAGGATAAGACACGTCTACTTGCACAAGAAAGCGTCGTGACGGAAGCGAAGCTGGAGGAATCTGTGTGGGCAGACGAAGATACGGTGATACACGAATACGACGTACATCGTGAACACACTTCACCGATTATTGAAACGGACAGAGCTTCCACATCACGTCGATTAAACGGTGGTTTCACGGACAATCGCAACGCAGCAGACGAACCTTCCAGTGAGCGCGTGAGCGTGACGCAGCGAGATAGCAGACACAGTGCTTCCGGTATGGACGTTGAGAAACTTGCTTCAATTCTTCAAGAAGGGTTTAATTTGCCCAAACCCGAATTATTAACATTTAGCGGTTCTCCACTTGACTATTGCAAATTTATAAAGAACGTCGAGACAAATGTAGAGTGCAAAGTAAGTGATAATAGACTTAACTTAAGTTATTTGATACAATATTGTACAGGTGAAGCGAGGTCATGCATagatgattgtgttttgttagacgCAAATGTAGGTTATAGCAAAGCTAAATCGATTTTGCAGTCTCGCTATGGAAGGCCGCGTGTTATAGCAAGAAGTCACATTGATAAGTTGTTACACGGTCCTCCAGTTAAGGCCTCTGATGTGAATGAGCTTTCCAAATTAGCGCTTGATATGCAAAAATGCCAGATTACACTTTCACAATTTGTGTCTGATATAGATAACTCAGAGAATTTGAGGTGA